Proteins encoded in a region of the Cydia pomonella isolate Wapato2018A chromosome 3, ilCydPomo1, whole genome shotgun sequence genome:
- the LOC133516223 gene encoding autophagy-related protein 13 homolog isoform X1, with protein sequence MAPDAAFSNLSDKNEFTKFTRFLAYKGVQVIVESRKGVKIELSSKLLTSDSDWFNLQIPDSPEVNQATKNALPSDRVLETIRSQLHVEISVQTEDGDEMVLELWTLGLDETQFDTSLKAMNTVYFRMGILLKSLITITRITPAYHLSRKQRMESFTIFYRVYNGEPKVKSLGDSVKNIQAGTLKTPLGGLCFSVAYRTNFSISPNRTDKSKTLLLKSDHFELSPKHVIFECKKKKEQKDKEYKPLKQVDLNKPLRLAAFVDDEVIQRAIEEFFKKIPIPKCRQRERPRVKTPPKEYPIESKSTQDLDTTVLSKSPTSFEMPPRKFAGFRSETEPPLKLLQFPFADNHPIRDLAEFYKDFFNAPHLKLADELASIKSSDSVKENVENNDDLSKDLELYESSVQEFDDLLAEMCRSAEWSGN encoded by the coding sequence ATGGCACCAGACGCAGCATTCTCGAACCTCAGTGACAAGAACGAATTTACTAAATTCACTAGATTCCTCGCCTATAAAGGAGTTCAGGTCATAGTAGAATCCAGAAAAGGAGTAAAAATTGAGCTGAGCAGTAAGCTTCTAACTTCTGACTCTGATTGGTTCAATCTCCAAATACCAGACTCTCCAGAAGTCAACCAAGCTACCAAAAATGCTCTGCCATCAGACAGAGTACTGGAAACTATACGATCACAGTTGCATGTTGAAATATCAGTGCAAACTGAAGATGGCGACGAAATGGTGCTGGAACTGTGGACTTTGGGACTCGATGAGACACAATTTGATACTTCTCTCAAAGCAATGAACACTGTTTATTTTCGAATGGGCATACTTTTAAAGTCCTTGATAACTATCACGAGGATTACGCCAGCCTATCATTTATCACGAAAACAACGAATGGAATCTTTCACTATATTCTACAGGGTATATAATGGAGAACCTAAAGTTAAATCGTTAGGAGATTCTGTGAAAAACATCCAAGCTGGAACTCTTAAAACTCCTCTAGGAGGCCTATGTTTTTCCGTTGCTTACAGAACCAACTTCTCAATTTCACCTAATCGAACAGATAAGAGTAAGACCTTACTGTTAAAGAGTGATCACTTTGAACTGAGTCCTAAGCATGTAATATTTGAgtgcaaaaagaaaaaagaacagAAAGATAAAGAATACAAGCCTCTTAAACAAGTTGACCTGAATAAACCATTACGGTTAGCTGCTTTTGTTGATGATGAAGTCATTCAGAGGGCTATAGAGGAATTCTTTAAAAAGATACCTATCCCTAAGTGTAGGCAGAGGGAGAGGCCCAGAGTCAAAACGCCTCCCAAAGAATACCCCATAGAATCCAAGAGCACACAGGATTTGGACACAACTGTTCTCTCAAAGAGTCCAACGTCGTTTGAGATGCCTCCTAGAAAATTTGCCGGTTTCAGAAGTGAAACTGAACCTCCATTAAAATTGCTTCAATTTCCTTTCGCCGACAACCACCCTATTAGAGATTTAGCAGAGTTCTACAAAGATTTCTTTAATGCTCCTCACTTGAAGTTAGCTGACGAATTGGCTTCTATTAAGAGCTCTGATTCAGTTAAGGAAAATGTTGAAAACAACGATGATTTATCAAAAGACTTGGAACTGTATGAGAGTTCCGTGCAAGagtttgacgatcttttagcTGAGATGTGTCGTTCGGCAGAATGGAGTGGGAACTAG
- the LOC133516223 gene encoding MIP18 family protein galla-1 isoform X2 has translation MISFFSKLSLNNTQKPSVELAKPAYMDKSASLQELGYNDENDLRETIYDFLRTIRDPEKPNTLEDLKVVYEEGIFVKDPTEDKVPVIRVEYNPTVPHCSLATLIGLCIRIKIQRSLHHPVKLDIYIKKGAHTTEDEINKQINDKERIAAAMENPNLRNLVENCIADEE, from the exons ATGATATCGTTTTTTTCCAAACTCTCTTTAAATAACACACAGAAACCATCAGTGGAGCTTGCTAAGCCAGCTTATATGGACAAAAGTGCAAGTTTACAAGAGCTTGGTTACAATGACGAGAATGACTTGAGAGAAACAATTTATG ACTTTTTGCGGACCATACGAGACCCTGAGAAGCCAAATACCCTGGAAGACTTGAAGGTTGTTTACGAAGAAGGTATTTTCGTGAAGGATCCAACGGAAGACAAAGTGCCTGTTATTCGTGTTGAATACAATCCGACAGTGCCTCACTGTTCATTGGCGACGCTCATAGGACTGTGTATACGGATTAAAATCCAGCGATCATTGCACCATCCTGTAAAACTGgatatttatatcaaaaaagGCGCACATACAACTGAAGATGAAA TCAACAAACAGATCAACGACAAGGAGCGTATTGCGGCCGCAATGGAGAATCCTAATTTAAGGAACCTTGTTGAGAACTGTATAGCGGACGAAGAATAG